Proteins encoded within one genomic window of Solibaculum mannosilyticum:
- a CDS encoding ABC transporter permease, translating to MNFMNRAWLYIIRKRGKSILLFIILLVMATFVLTALALGNASKSAQRDLRQSLGGSFLIGFDYTENNPYLKVESVNGGTLMYSTQQISPELVEQIRGIEGIKECGATVEGLAAFPSLKLFTGNIPIEEEFRESSKILSTWKSEELTRFTSGQLTLTEGRHILPDDKNKGLISKDLADKNGLKIGDKIQTDKGVEIEIVGLFSPREIEGINDQVTTYDKIQNLIITDLAALVAYENGPAIQGFNELTVSVDDPQNMEEIISKVKGISGVDWKGFSFLVDNEGYEKAASSLEQLSELVSTILIVVLIVSIAILSLILTMWARTRIHETGVLLSVGISKLSILGQYIAEVLLIAVLAFSISYFSASAIAGQMGNVLQSEQAVTEVQQENGLSTGSRGEAGTDTEDQKIETPKLQVRVQFEEMGLLFLLGIGIVTVSAGISSISVMRLKPREILSKMS from the coding sequence ATGAATTTTATGAATCGAGCATGGCTGTACATCATCCGCAAAAGAGGCAAAAGTATTCTTCTCTTTATTATTTTGCTGGTGATGGCAACCTTTGTATTGACCGCTCTGGCTCTTGGAAACGCTTCTAAATCTGCCCAGCGTGATTTGAGGCAAAGCCTCGGTGGGAGTTTCCTTATCGGCTTTGACTACACAGAGAACAACCCCTATTTGAAGGTGGAAAGCGTGAATGGCGGAACCCTGATGTATTCCACCCAACAGATCAGCCCGGAGCTGGTAGAGCAAATCCGGGGAATTGAGGGGATCAAGGAGTGCGGCGCCACGGTGGAGGGGCTGGCGGCTTTCCCTTCTCTGAAACTGTTCACTGGCAATATCCCCATTGAGGAAGAATTTCGTGAATCCTCAAAAATACTAAGCACATGGAAAAGCGAAGAGCTTACCCGGTTTACTTCCGGGCAGCTTACGCTGACAGAGGGGCGGCATATTCTGCCGGACGATAAAAACAAGGGGCTTATCAGCAAAGATCTTGCTGATAAAAATGGCCTGAAAATTGGCGATAAAATCCAAACGGACAAAGGCGTGGAGATTGAAATTGTGGGCCTGTTCTCTCCAAGAGAAATCGAAGGCATCAACGATCAGGTGACAACCTACGATAAAATACAAAATCTCATTATCACCGATCTTGCCGCTTTAGTGGCTTATGAAAATGGCCCTGCAATCCAAGGATTTAATGAGCTGACAGTATCAGTAGACGATCCGCAGAACATGGAGGAAATCATTTCTAAAGTAAAGGGCATCTCCGGTGTGGACTGGAAGGGATTCTCTTTTCTGGTTGACAACGAGGGCTATGAAAAAGCTGCGTCCTCTTTGGAACAATTATCGGAGCTGGTATCTACCATTTTGATTGTCGTGCTGATTGTTAGCATTGCCATCCTCTCGCTCATTCTAACCATGTGGGCCAGAACCCGAATCCATGAAACTGGCGTACTGCTCTCTGTGGGGATCAGCAAGTTGTCGATCTTAGGACAGTATATTGCCGAGGTTTTACTCATAGCAGTGCTGGCATTTTCCATTTCTTATTTTTCCGCCAGTGCCATTGCGGGGCAGATGGGAAACGTCTTGCAATCCGAGCAGGCTGTAACCGAGGTGCAGCAGGAGAATGGCTTATCTACCGGAAGCCGTGGTGAAGCCGGAACAGACACAGAAGATCAGAAAATAGAAACCCCTAAATTACAGGTTCGCGTACAGTTTGAGGAAATGGGGCTTCTATTCCTGCTTGGGATCGGAATTGTAACGGTATCCGCTGGAATTTCCTCGATTTCCGTAATGCGGTTGAAACCGCGAGAGATTCTATCAAAAATGAGTTGA
- a CDS encoding ABC transporter ATP-binding protein: MGILELQNLTYSYDKKKKVLRGINAQMEAGKMYAILGPSGCGKTTLLSLLGGLDSPTSGSILFEGKDIVQSGLAGHRKKNVSFIFQSYNLIDYMTPQENVRLISKKPAFPFLERLGLTKEEARRNVLKLSGGQQQRVAIARALASETPVILADEPTGNLDEETAQDITEILKESAHQMNKCVVVVTHSNELAKQADMVFRLKKGELSLEQNRKSS; encoded by the coding sequence ATGGGAATTTTGGAACTGCAAAACCTAACATACTCTTATGACAAAAAGAAGAAGGTGTTAAGAGGGATCAACGCGCAGATGGAGGCCGGAAAGATGTATGCCATTCTCGGCCCCTCCGGCTGCGGCAAGACAACGCTCCTTTCCCTGTTGGGCGGTCTGGACAGTCCCACAAGCGGGAGTATTCTGTTTGAAGGGAAGGATATTGTACAGTCCGGATTAGCAGGACACCGGAAAAAGAATGTTTCGTTTATCTTTCAGAGCTACAACCTGATTGATTATATGACCCCGCAGGAGAATGTCCGGCTGATTTCCAAAAAACCGGCATTTCCGTTTCTGGAACGGCTGGGGTTGACGAAGGAAGAAGCAAGACGAAACGTGTTGAAGCTCTCCGGTGGCCAGCAGCAACGTGTAGCCATTGCGCGGGCACTGGCCAGCGAAACTCCGGTGATTTTGGCTGACGAGCCTACTGGCAATCTGGACGAAGAAACCGCTCAGGACATTACAGAAATCCTTAAAGAGAGCGCACATCAGATGAATAAATGTGTGGTAGTAGTCACCCACTCGAACGAGTTGGCAAAACAGGCGGATATGGTATTCCGATTGAAAAAAGGTGAATTGAGCTTGGAACAAAACAGGAAATCTTCATAA
- a CDS encoding RNA polymerase sigma factor — MNEYTFEYVERNRLDTFCKTVLRNKARKYLSELARRRDREKPLDTLPQAEMDRLCTLDEYPSDSFTFSAFGYDLHIRDELVAGAFATLPEQEQQILILRFVAAMADGEIGGLVRMSRSAVQRHRTKTLNKLRQRLEGNGGRNAK, encoded by the coding sequence ATGAACGAATACACCTTTGAGTATGTGGAGCGGAACCGGCTGGATACTTTCTGTAAAACGGTTTTACGCAACAAGGCCAGAAAATACCTGTCGGAGCTGGCCCGCCGCCGTGACCGGGAAAAGCCGCTGGACACCTTGCCGCAGGCGGAAATGGACAGACTCTGTACGCTGGATGAATACCCCAGCGACAGCTTTACATTCTCGGCCTTTGGCTATGACCTACATATCCGGGACGAACTGGTGGCCGGAGCCTTTGCTACTTTGCCGGAGCAGGAACAGCAGATTTTAATTCTGCGCTTCGTCGCGGCTATGGCGGACGGCGAGATCGGCGGCCTTGTGAGGATGTCCCGCAGCGCCGTCCAGCGTCACCGCACAAAGACTTTGAACAAACTGCGGCAGAGATTGGAGGGCAACGGAGGAAGGAACGCAAAATGA
- a CDS encoding helix-turn-helix domain-containing protein: MKQPTFHGRVLLPLSDFAEARAGDPLAMERILRYYDGYINKLCTRTLYDLDGTPHVRVDEHIKHRLQAKLVEAIINRK, encoded by the coding sequence ATGAAGCAGCCCACATTCCACGGCAGGGTGCTTCTGCCCCTGTCTGACTTTGCAGAGGCCCGCGCTGGTGATCCGCTTGCAATGGAGCGCATCTTACGATACTATGACGGGTATATAAACAAGTTGTGTACCCGGACGCTCTACGATCTGGACGGTACGCCTCATGTGCGTGTGGACGAGCACATAAAACATCGGTTGCAGGCAAAACTGGTAGAAGCCATCATAAACAGGAAATAG
- the trxA gene encoding thioredoxin has protein sequence MSVVSVNKNNFDQEVLSSAQPVLADFWASWCGPCRMLSPIVDEVAEEKSGSVKVVKINVDEEPELAQQYGVMSIPTLILFKNGQVVSTSVGVHPKADILKMLG, from the coding sequence ATGTCTGTTGTTTCTGTGAATAAAAATAATTTTGATCAAGAGGTACTTTCCTCAGCACAGCCGGTACTGGCTGATTTTTGGGCTTCCTGGTGTGGTCCTTGCCGGATGCTCTCCCCTATCGTGGACGAAGTCGCGGAGGAAAAGAGCGGTTCGGTCAAGGTCGTCAAGATCAATGTGGATGAAGAGCCGGAACTGGCACAGCAGTATGGCGTTATGAGCATCCCCACCTTGATCCTGTTTAAGAACGGCCAAGTGGTTAGCACTTCTGTGGGGGTTCATCCCAAGGCCGACATCTTAAAGATGCTGGGCTAA
- a CDS encoding tyrosine-type recombinase/integrase, which produces MAKKKKNIPQYGTVTRKGVLYYRTRILDADGKQVSLYGTTCEELYDKEQEARRQVAEIIFHREHPTVAEYCEKWLLMQSAKVSPATLKGYASNMKNYIIKPLGDMYMEEVTADDIRLALIPLSNKSESLHNTVNMLLKCIFYSAERSQLLEYNPCEGISAKGGKPTQKKDSLTDQQVEVLLETVKGLPPYLFTMIGLYAGLRREEALALQWDCVFLDAPTPYISVRRAWRSEHNRPVISTTLKTKAARRDIPIPKCLVNCLREAKAASKSEYVIADSEGQPLSYSQFKRVWQYIVVRSTKERTYYKYVNGQSIKYTVQPSLGGHQKNNPNIVYSLDFDVTPHLLRHTYITNLLYAGVDPKTVQYLAGHENSKTTMDIYARVKYNKPEQLFDVVNSAFHQAVPS; this is translated from the coding sequence ATGGCAAAGAAGAAAAAAAACATACCTCAATATGGAACCGTCACACGAAAGGGTGTCCTGTATTACAGAACCCGGATTCTGGACGCAGACGGCAAGCAGGTGAGCTTGTATGGGACTACCTGCGAGGAACTGTACGATAAAGAGCAGGAGGCGAGACGCCAGGTAGCGGAGATCATCTTCCACCGGGAGCATCCTACTGTGGCCGAGTATTGTGAGAAGTGGCTGTTGATGCAATCCGCAAAAGTGTCGCCGGCTACACTGAAGGGCTACGCCTCCAATATGAAGAACTACATTATCAAGCCTTTGGGAGATATGTATATGGAGGAAGTAACAGCGGATGATATTCGTCTGGCGCTGATCCCATTGTCCAATAAGTCCGAGAGCCTGCACAATACGGTGAATATGCTCCTCAAGTGCATTTTTTACTCGGCAGAGCGGAGCCAGTTGCTGGAATACAATCCGTGTGAGGGGATTTCGGCAAAAGGAGGGAAACCGACCCAAAAGAAAGATTCGCTGACAGACCAGCAGGTGGAAGTGCTGCTGGAAACCGTCAAAGGACTTCCGCCGTATCTGTTTACCATGATCGGCTTATATGCCGGTCTGCGCCGAGAAGAAGCTCTCGCCTTGCAATGGGATTGTGTGTTCCTCGATGCACCCACTCCATATATCTCTGTGCGGCGCGCATGGCGATCAGAGCATAACAGACCGGTTATCTCTACAACGCTTAAGACGAAAGCAGCAAGAAGGGATATTCCCATTCCCAAATGCCTTGTGAATTGTCTGCGGGAAGCCAAGGCTGCCTCCAAATCGGAATATGTGATTGCCGATAGTGAGGGACAGCCCTTGTCATATTCGCAGTTCAAACGTGTCTGGCAGTACATCGTTGTTCGGTCTACCAAGGAGCGTACCTATTATAAGTATGTGAACGGACAGAGCATCAAGTACACTGTTCAGCCGAGTCTGGGAGGACATCAGAAAAACAATCCCAACATTGTGTATAGCCTGGACTTCGATGTGACACCGCACCTGCTGCGGCATACCTACATCACCAATCTTCTGTATGCAGGTGTTGACCCCAAGACGGTCCAGTACCTTGCCGGACATGAGAACAGCAAGACAACTATGGACATCTATGCAAGAGTAAAGTATAATAAACCAGAACAGCTATTCGATGTAGTAAATTCTGCATTTCATCAAGCTGTCCCCTCGTAA
- a CDS encoding tyrosine-type recombinase/integrase, whose product MAKRKRAIPQYGTVVLNGIEYYRTRVEDSDGNRVALYAKTPEKLYDKELEALEQIDSTTFRRRSPTVAEYCEKWLLMQSVHVRATTLTDYTSKVRRHIIGGLGDKRMADVSLDDIQLALVPVSKKSASVYKSVVILCKSIFRAAKESHVIDEDPTIYLDAKGGVPQEERQALTDEQVERLLDTIRDLPPYVFVMIGLYAGLRREEILALQWDSVYLDAEAPYLTVRRAWHTEHNRPVILTELKTKAAQRNIPLPVCLVECLKDAKKKSTSDYVIANRDGDPLSYTQFKRLWQYIVTRTAKPRMARKLVDGKYVKYMLYPKLGEKARNNGHVVYSLDFEVTPHQLRHTYITNLIHSSVDPKTVQYLAGHESSKITMDIYAKVKYNRPDDLVKAMGCAFDLWDAV is encoded by the coding sequence TTGGCAAAAAGAAAAAGGGCAATTCCTCAATATGGTACGGTCGTGCTTAACGGCATTGAATATTATAGAACCAGAGTCGAAGATTCGGATGGAAACAGAGTGGCGCTTTATGCAAAGACGCCCGAAAAGCTTTATGACAAGGAACTGGAGGCGTTAGAGCAGATTGACAGTACTACGTTTCGTCGAAGATCGCCTACGGTTGCTGAGTACTGTGAGAAGTGGCTGCTGATGCAGTCCGTCCATGTTCGGGCCACCACCTTGACAGATTATACCTCTAAGGTGCGGCGGCACATTATTGGAGGGCTGGGAGACAAGAGAATGGCTGATGTATCCCTGGATGACATCCAACTTGCCCTCGTACCTGTTTCCAAGAAGTCGGCTTCGGTTTATAAGTCTGTGGTGATTCTCTGCAAGTCCATTTTCCGGGCGGCCAAGGAGAGCCATGTGATTGACGAGGACCCGACCATATACCTGGATGCAAAGGGAGGAGTTCCCCAGGAAGAAAGACAGGCATTGACGGATGAACAGGTTGAGCGGCTTTTGGACACGATCCGGGATTTGCCGCCCTATGTATTTGTGATGATCGGTTTATATGCCGGTCTGCGCCGGGAAGAAATCCTGGCGCTGCAATGGGATTCTGTGTATCTGGATGCAGAGGCTCCGTACTTAACGGTACGGCGGGCATGGCACACAGAACATAACAGGCCGGTCATTCTTACCGAGCTAAAGACCAAAGCGGCACAAAGAAACATTCCTCTCCCGGTCTGTCTGGTTGAATGTCTGAAAGATGCAAAGAAAAAATCCACTTCGGATTATGTGATTGCCAATCGGGACGGTGATCCGCTATCCTATACACAGTTTAAGCGGCTGTGGCAGTATATTGTGACGCGGACTGCAAAGCCGAGAATGGCCAGAAAACTTGTGGACGGAAAGTATGTAAAATATATGCTTTACCCGAAACTTGGAGAAAAAGCCAGGAATAACGGCCATGTGGTATATAGCCTGGATTTTGAAGTGACACCGCATCAGCTGCGGCACACCTACATCACCAATCTGATTCATTCTTCGGTGGACCCCAAAACGGTACAATATTTGGCGGGCCATGAAAGCAGCAAAATCACGATGGACATTTACGCAAAGGTCAAATACAACAGGCCGGATGATCTTGTCAAAGCAATGGGCTGTGCCTTTGACTTATGGGACGCTGTGTAA
- a CDS encoding RNA polymerase subunit sigma-73 yields the protein MGFNYGYEKKKFDSRWKRLEVEYCDAGMSEEQIAAMKEYDWAWFCSQRVFQNHTQPIPCEQYDEVCGQSQLFRKFASLSYQWDVDKIDQTRYGWLASVENEQLLLRLKKLSKKDLELLTLLFVDGYRQIDVARLWHCSRSAVAQRFKKIKKFLNNT from the coding sequence ATGGGATTTAATTATGGATATGAGAAAAAGAAGTTTGATAGTAGATGGAAGCGTTTAGAAGTTGAGTATTGTGATGCAGGGATGAGCGAAGAACAGATTGCTGCCATGAAAGAATATGACTGGGCATGGTTTTGCAGTCAAAGGGTTTTTCAAAACCATACGCAACCAATACCTTGTGAACAATATGATGAAGTATGTGGTCAATCACAGCTGTTCCGAAAGTTTGCATCGTTATCTTATCAATGGGATGTTGATAAGATTGATCAAACGCGATATGGATGGTTGGCTTCGGTGGAAAACGAACAACTACTGTTGAGATTGAAGAAGCTGTCGAAGAAAGATTTGGAGCTATTGACATTACTTTTTGTGGATGGTTATCGTCAAATTGATGTAGCACGTCTTTGGCATTGTTCCAGAAGTGCTGTTGCACAAAGATTTAAAAAAATAAAAAAATTTTTGAATAACACTTAA
- the bcrD gene encoding bacitracin resistance undecaprenyl-diphosphatase BcrD, translating into MVLDFIEILKVIFLGIVEGITEWLPISSTGHMILVDEFITLNMSEAFKEMFFVVIQLGAILAVVVMFWNKMFPFQFKNKAQSIVKKDTFSLWFKVAVACVPSAIMGILFDDYLDAYLQTPIVISIMLIFYGLLFILIENWNKKRTPTTMALSDISYKTAILIGAFQVLSLIPGTSRSGATIIGALLIGVSRVAAAEFTFFLAVPTMLGASAFKLLKFGFEFTSAELLALVLGMAVAFAVSVLVIKFLMNFIKKHDFKVFGWYRIVLGILVVLIKS; encoded by the coding sequence ATGGTACTTGATTTTATAGAAATTTTAAAAGTTATTTTTCTTGGAATTGTTGAGGGTATTACTGAGTGGCTACCTATCAGCAGCACAGGACATATGATTCTTGTGGACGAATTTATCACACTTAATATGAGCGAAGCATTTAAAGAAATGTTTTTTGTTGTTATTCAACTTGGAGCTATACTCGCAGTGGTTGTAATGTTTTGGAACAAGATGTTTCCCTTTCAATTTAAGAACAAAGCACAGTCAATTGTTAAAAAGGATACTTTCTCGTTGTGGTTCAAGGTTGCGGTAGCTTGTGTACCGTCAGCTATTATGGGGATTCTATTTGATGATTATTTGGATGCTTACCTCCAAACCCCCATTGTGATTTCAATCATGTTAATCTTTTATGGTTTGTTATTCATTCTCATAGAAAATTGGAATAAAAAGCGTACTCCTACTACTATGGCACTTTCTGACATCAGCTATAAAACAGCAATCTTGATAGGGGCATTTCAAGTGTTATCACTTATACCCGGCACATCACGGTCGGGAGCAACGATTATAGGTGCTTTACTCATAGGAGTTTCACGAGTGGCAGCAGCAGAGTTTACTTTTTTCCTCGCAGTACCTACTATGCTTGGAGCAAGTGCTTTTAAGCTGTTAAAATTCGGGTTTGAATTTACAAGTGCAGAACTGCTCGCTCTTGTTCTCGGTATGGCTGTGGCATTTGCGGTATCTGTCTTAGTAATTAAATTCCTAATGAACTTTATCAAAAAACATGATTTTAAGGTGTTTGGTTGGTATCGAATTGTGCTTGGTATACTTGTTGTACTTATAAAATCTTAA
- a CDS encoding ABC transporter permease: protein MLNLISCELLKLKRSKMVLISVAGVLSTPLLMLIEALQTHFDKPEIIFTLSDIYSDSVLYIMLLVNIMIYVAIAAYLFSREYTESTLKTILPIPISRTKLLIGKFCTLLLWIVMLTLVTWAGIFIVCGLYDAVFTLEGYSLLVAIVWLPKFLFGSILMFLTVSPFVFVAMKTKGFVAPMIGSAVIVMGSAALSNQEWGALYPWTATYFLVQGKLQSTGYPTLLSVSIIILVSAVGFLMTFHHFKKEDLK, encoded by the coding sequence TTGCTTAATCTTATTTCTTGTGAATTATTAAAACTAAAGCGTTCAAAAATGGTGCTAATTAGTGTGGCAGGGGTATTATCTACCCCACTTTTGATGTTAATAGAAGCCTTGCAAACACATTTTGATAAGCCGGAGATTATCTTTACCTTGTCTGACATATACAGCGACAGTGTACTGTATATCATGCTGCTGGTAAACATTATGATATATGTGGCAATTGCAGCTTACTTGTTTAGCAGAGAGTACACAGAAAGCACCCTCAAAACCATATTGCCCATACCCATTTCAAGGACAAAACTATTAATTGGAAAATTTTGCACCCTGCTTCTTTGGATTGTTATGCTAACCCTTGTAACATGGGCAGGTATATTTATCGTTTGTGGGCTATATGACGCTGTCTTTACATTGGAGGGATATAGCTTACTAGTGGCAATAGTATGGCTCCCCAAGTTTTTGTTTGGCAGTATCCTGATGTTTTTAACAGTTTCTCCTTTTGTGTTTGTTGCTATGAAAACAAAAGGATTTGTCGCCCCGATGATTGGCTCTGCCGTGATTGTCATGGGAAGTGCCGCACTTTCAAATCAAGAATGGGGAGCGTTGTATCCGTGGACAGCCACCTATTTCTTGGTGCAGGGTAAACTTCAGAGTACCGGCTATCCTACACTGCTGTCTGTATCTATTATTATTCTTGTATCAGCAGTTGGTTTTCTTATGACCTTTCATCATTTTAAAAAGGAGGATTTGAAATAA
- the bcrA gene encoding bacitracin ABC transporter ATP-binding protein BcrA, whose amino-acid sequence MDYIIETENLTKRYGTATVVDKVNLHVPKGKIYGLLGRNGAGKTTAMKMMLQLAFPTEGTVRLFGTNYKENIHTLYSKVGSIIETPGFYSNLTGYENLQILAKLRGGVSKSGVEKALEVVGLHKEKRKVFSDYSLGMKQRLGIAAAIMHEPELLILDEPINGLDPIGIVEIRSFLSELSHNHGITIFISSHVLSEIEQIADIIGVMHEGHLVEEVNISELHKRNRKYIQFDLSDSEIAGKILENHYHMTDFTVQDGTVRIYDFSQSVGEINREFARNGLLVTRINDSEENLEDYFSKLIGGGGIA is encoded by the coding sequence ATGGATTATATCATTGAAACAGAAAATCTTACGAAGCGATACGGAACAGCCACCGTTGTCGATAAGGTAAATCTTCATGTGCCAAAGGGCAAAATTTATGGTTTGCTCGGCAGAAACGGAGCAGGCAAAACCACAGCAATGAAAATGATGTTGCAGCTTGCTTTCCCAACGGAGGGAACGGTACGCTTGTTTGGCACAAACTATAAGGAAAATATCCATACCCTTTATAGCAAAGTAGGCTCTATTATCGAAACACCGGGATTTTACAGTAATTTAACAGGGTATGAGAATTTGCAAATTCTCGCTAAACTGCGAGGGGGAGTATCTAAAAGTGGAGTAGAAAAAGCTCTTGAAGTTGTGGGGCTGCATAAGGAGAAAAGAAAAGTCTTTTCCGATTATTCCCTCGGAATGAAGCAACGGCTTGGTATTGCCGCCGCCATTATGCACGAGCCGGAGCTTTTAATACTTGACGAACCGATTAACGGACTTGACCCCATTGGAATAGTTGAAATACGCTCATTTTTATCTGAACTTAGTCACAATCATGGCATTACCATTTTTATCTCAAGCCATGTTTTAAGCGAGATTGAACAGATAGCAGATATTATCGGCGTTATGCACGAGGGGCATTTAGTAGAGGAAGTGAATATATCCGAGCTTCACAAAAGGAATCGAAAATACATTCAATTTGATTTATCTGACAGTGAGATAGCCGGAAAGATTTTAGAAAACCACTACCACATGACGGATTTTACAGTGCAGGACGGTACGGTGAGAATTTATGACTTTAGCCAAAGTGTTGGAGAAATCAATCGAGAATTTGCACGAAATGGACTGCTCGTGACAAGGATAAATGATAGTGAGGAAAACTTAGAGGACTACTTTTCTAAACTGATTGGAGGTGGCGGTATTGCTTAA
- the bcrR gene encoding bacitracin resistance transcriptional activator BcrR → MEFNEKLQQLRTGKNLTQEQLAEQLYVSRTAISKWESGKGYPNIESLKCISKFFSVTIDELLSGEELITLAETENRSNLKKIYSFIYGILDMMAVTFILLPLYGNLVDGYIYSVNLLSFTDTTPIYLAIYWIVFIVLIALGIAKLMCVCFEKESWSNIITKCSLVLSTLVICFFAAARQPYVTALMFLLFVAKIFVWIKQTQTK, encoded by the coding sequence ATGGAATTTAATGAAAAGCTACAACAGCTTAGGACTGGAAAGAACTTAACGCAGGAACAACTTGCGGAGCAATTATATGTATCAAGAACAGCCATTTCAAAATGGGAAAGCGGCAAGGGTTACCCTAACATTGAGTCGCTCAAGTGTATTTCTAAATTCTTTTCTGTGACCATAGATGAACTGCTATCGGGCGAAGAACTGATTACACTTGCCGAAACTGAAAATCGTTCCAACTTGAAAAAAATTTACAGTTTCATTTATGGAATATTAGATATGATGGCGGTTACTTTTATACTTTTGCCGTTGTATGGTAACCTTGTTGACGGATATATTTATTCTGTCAATCTACTTTCATTTACAGACACTACCCCAATATATCTTGCAATCTATTGGATTGTTTTTATTGTTTTGATTGCACTTGGGATAGCGAAACTGATGTGTGTTTGTTTTGAAAAGGAATCATGGAGCAACATAATCACAAAATGCTCTCTCGTGCTGAGTACGCTTGTTATCTGCTTCTTCGCTGCGGCAAGACAACCCTATGTAACCGCCCTTATGTTTCTGCTATTTGTTGCTAAAATATTTGTCTGGATAAAGCAAACCCAAACAAAGTAA
- a CDS encoding helix-turn-helix domain-containing protein — protein sequence MNYISVKAASEKWGISERRIQKLCEENRIDGTEKFGRAWMIPKDAEKPVDGRMKTRNKQEENHGI from the coding sequence ATGAATTACATTTCTGTGAAAGCCGCTTCTGAAAAATGGGGCATATCGGAAAGACGGATACAAAAATTATGTGAGGAAAATCGCATTGACGGAACTGAAAAATTTGGTCGTGCATGGATGATACCAAAAGATGCAGAAAAACCCGTTGATGGACGTATGAAAACAAGGAACAAACAGGAGGAGAATCATGGAATTTAA
- a CDS encoding helix-turn-helix domain-containing protein: MKMYQDERKLDFKPLGIAIKKAREAKGWTQEYLAQLVDLTPRSIMYIENRGQHPRLNKFYLITTLLDISVDQFFFPCNEDGDNNRRKQVDVLLNDMEEKELIVMEATAQGLKKARETAE; this comes from the coding sequence ATTAAAATGTACCAAGATGAAAGAAAACTTGATTTTAAGCCGTTAGGTATAGCGATAAAAAAAGCTCGGGAAGCAAAAGGGTGGACACAGGAATATCTTGCCCAACTGGTAGACCTTACGCCACGCTCTATTATGTATATAGAGAACAGGGGGCAGCACCCAAGGCTTAACAAATTTTATCTCATTACTACCTTGCTTGACATCTCTGTAGACCAGTTCTTTTTTCCATGCAATGAAGATGGCGACAACAATCGCCGCAAACAAGTTGATGTACTGTTGAATGATATGGAAGAAAAGGAGCTTATCGTGATGGAAGCTACGGCTCAAGGCTTGAAAAAGGCAAGAGAAACTGCGGAATAA